Proteins co-encoded in one Flavivirga eckloniae genomic window:
- a CDS encoding metal ABC transporter permease, giving the protein MSSAQIEIQLIASLVAVACAIPGTFLVLRKMAMISDAISHSILPGIVIGFFITQDLNSPLLILLAALTGIITVILVEYIQKTGLVKEDTAIGLVFPVLFSIGVILIAKNANDVHLDVDAVLLGELAFAPFDRLFIAGVDVGPKSLWIIGCILLITFGLLFAFFKELKLSTFDAGLSASLGFSPAVLHYGLMTVSSVTTVGAFDAVGAILVVALMIAPAATAYLLTTNLKRMLAYAICFGVFSAISGYWVAHWLDASIAGSITTMLGLLFLIVYLFAPNKGVIAVLYREKQQRTEVSLLTFLLHLRNHNEEEERHVNHLNEHINWQKVRSKTVLDLALKNNMILINNDIVSLTKKGTDFTSQAIDYIITNEDSKIEHMKDDFFLFRG; this is encoded by the coding sequence ATGAGTAGCGCACAGATAGAAATACAACTTATTGCCAGTTTAGTTGCCGTTGCTTGCGCCATTCCGGGTACGTTTTTAGTTCTGCGAAAAATGGCAATGATTAGCGATGCTATTAGCCATTCTATTTTACCCGGTATTGTTATTGGTTTTTTTATTACTCAAGATTTAAACTCACCGTTGTTAATTCTTTTGGCAGCGTTAACGGGTATTATTACAGTGATTTTGGTAGAATATATTCAAAAAACTGGGCTGGTAAAGGAAGATACTGCCATTGGCTTAGTATTTCCTGTATTGTTTAGTATTGGTGTTATTTTAATTGCCAAAAACGCCAATGATGTTCATTTAGATGTAGATGCTGTACTGTTAGGCGAATTGGCTTTTGCTCCTTTTGATAGGTTGTTCATTGCCGGAGTAGATGTTGGTCCAAAATCGTTATGGATTATTGGCTGTATTTTATTAATCACTTTCGGATTGTTATTTGCGTTCTTTAAAGAACTTAAATTAAGCACTTTTGATGCTGGTTTATCTGCTTCTCTAGGGTTTTCACCTGCGGTACTTCATTATGGTCTTATGACGGTTTCTTCGGTTACAACTGTTGGGGCTTTTGATGCTGTTGGGGCTATTTTAGTGGTTGCTTTAATGATTGCTCCCGCTGCTACTGCCTATTTGCTTACCACCAATTTAAAACGCATGCTTGCTTATGCTATTTGCTTTGGTGTATTTAGCGCTATTTCGGGTTATTGGGTGGCGCATTGGTTAGATGCTTCCATTGCAGGTTCTATCACGACTATGTTGGGCTTACTATTTTTAATAGTTTACTTATTTGCTCCAAACAAAGGTGTTATTGCTGTACTTTACCGTGAAAAACAACAACGCACAGAAGTATCCTTACTTACCTTTTTATTGCATTTAAGGAACCATAACGAAGAAGAGGAACGTCATGTAAATCACCTTAACGAACATATTAATTGGCAAAAGGTTCGTTCTAAAACGGTACTGGATTTAGCACTCAAAAACAATATGATTCTTATTAATAATGACATCGTATCATTAACAAAAAAAGGAACCGATTTCACATCTCAAGCTATCGATTATATTATTACCAACGAAGACTCCAAAATTGAACATATGAAGGATGATTTCTTCTTGTTTAGGGGATGA